Proteins found in one Streptomyces sp. NBC_00461 genomic segment:
- a CDS encoding HAMP domain-containing sensor histidine kinase, whose product MGRLRRLLARRRPGLVSLRTTFAVSFAAVTAAVTVLVGVLSYGAAARLVRVDQESVFDQVVQDLRDEVRQHRMTTDDFSSSAPGHDIVRPARTDVQVLGRDGTVVDPGSPGLPVTAADRSIAAADDSARMAEHKDVDVAQDVYRIATVSLGDGRGAVQVAQEFSDTEDLLRALQQRTLILMAAVVTAAGLFGWWLARRITRRLIILTSAAEDVARTRRLGIEVPVAGYDEVGRLGRAFDRMLGRLAQSEEDQRRLVQDAGHELRTPLTSLRTNISLLRRIDELPPASRDDLVADLSQEARELTDLVNELVDLAAGQSDNEPPQRVDLADIAEDVAGLACRRTGREVTVRASGDTTTDGRPGMLQRAISNLVENAAKFDRDGTGHIEIAVSGPARPGTVRVEVLDRGPGIADCDLIRVFDRFYRAADARSLPGSGLGLSIVREVAMAHGGAPFAFRRDGGGAVIGFTVGGVPGAGRGPGVRGGAQAEVRGGVGRG is encoded by the coding sequence GTGGGCCGGCTGCGGCGGCTGCTGGCCAGACGGCGGCCCGGGCTGGTCTCCCTGCGCACCACGTTCGCGGTGTCGTTCGCCGCGGTCACCGCCGCCGTCACGGTGCTGGTCGGTGTGCTGTCGTACGGCGCCGCCGCCCGGCTGGTGCGGGTCGACCAGGAGTCCGTGTTCGACCAGGTCGTGCAGGACCTGCGGGACGAGGTGCGCCAGCACCGGATGACGACGGACGACTTCTCCTCCTCGGCGCCGGGCCACGACATCGTGCGGCCCGCGCGTACGGACGTCCAGGTACTGGGGCGGGACGGCACCGTCGTCGACCCCGGCAGCCCCGGACTGCCGGTCACCGCCGCCGACCGGTCCATCGCCGCCGCGGACGACTCCGCGAGGATGGCCGAGCACAAGGACGTCGACGTCGCCCAGGACGTCTACCGGATCGCGACCGTCTCCCTCGGCGACGGGCGGGGCGCGGTGCAGGTCGCGCAGGAGTTCAGCGACACCGAGGACCTGCTGCGGGCGCTGCAGCAGCGCACGCTGATCCTGATGGCCGCGGTCGTGACGGCGGCCGGCCTGTTCGGATGGTGGCTGGCCCGGCGCATCACCCGCCGCCTGATCATTCTCACCTCGGCCGCCGAGGACGTCGCCCGCACCCGCCGCCTCGGCATCGAGGTGCCCGTGGCCGGCTACGACGAGGTGGGCCGCCTCGGCCGCGCCTTCGACCGCATGCTGGGCCGCCTCGCCCAGTCCGAGGAGGACCAGCGCCGCCTGGTCCAGGACGCCGGGCACGAGCTGCGCACCCCTCTCACCTCGCTGCGTACGAACATCTCGCTGCTGCGCCGCATCGACGAACTGCCCCCGGCCAGCCGCGACGACCTGGTCGCGGACCTGAGCCAGGAGGCACGTGAACTGACCGACCTGGTCAACGAACTGGTGGACCTGGCGGCCGGGCAGTCCGACAACGAGCCGCCCCAGCGGGTCGACCTCGCGGACATCGCCGAGGACGTCGCGGGCCTCGCCTGCCGTCGCACCGGACGCGAGGTCACGGTCCGCGCGAGCGGCGACACGACGACCGACGGGCGTCCGGGGATGCTGCAGCGCGCGATCTCCAACCTCGTGGAGAACGCGGCCAAGTTCGACCGCGACGGAACGGGCCACATCGAGATCGCCGTCTCCGGCCCCGCCCGGCCGGGCACGGTCCGCGTCGAGGTCCTCGACCGCGGTCCCGGAATCGCCGACTGCGACCTGATCCGCGTCTTCGACCGCTTCTACCGCGCGGCCGACGCCCGCTCACTGCCCGGGTCCGGGCTGGGCCTGTCGATCGTGCGGGAGGTGGCGATGGCGCACGGCGGGGCGCCGTTCGCGTTCCGCCGCGACGGGGGCGGGGCGGTGATCGGCTTCACGGTGGGCGGGGTGCCGGGGGCGGGGCGTGGGCCGGGGGTGAGGGGCGGAGCGCAGGCCGAGGTGAGGGGCGGAGTGGGCCGGGGGTGA
- a CDS encoding FMN reductase codes for MKLVVVSAGLSVPSSTRLLGDRLAAAVGRQTPADVQVVELRDLAVEIAHNFTNGFPGRNLSAALDAVTEADGLVVVTPVFSASYSGLFKSFFDVLDKDALAGTPVLIAATGGTARHSLVLEHALRPLFAYLRAVVVPTGVYAASEDWGAEGLDGRIERAAQELAALMTGLGAGAADRKSEPDLVPFEQQLAALRPAG; via the coding sequence ATGAAGCTTGTCGTCGTCTCGGCGGGGCTGAGTGTTCCGTCGTCCACCCGGCTGCTGGGCGACCGCCTCGCCGCCGCGGTGGGCCGGCAGACCCCTGCCGATGTGCAGGTCGTCGAGCTGCGCGACCTCGCCGTGGAGATCGCGCACAACTTCACCAACGGGTTCCCCGGCCGGAACCTGTCCGCCGCGCTGGACGCGGTGACCGAGGCCGACGGGCTCGTGGTCGTCACCCCCGTCTTCTCGGCGTCGTACAGCGGACTGTTCAAGTCCTTCTTCGACGTGCTCGACAAGGACGCGCTGGCGGGCACGCCCGTGCTGATCGCCGCGACCGGCGGTACGGCCCGGCACTCCCTGGTGCTGGAGCACGCGCTGCGGCCGCTCTTCGCCTACCTGCGGGCGGTGGTCGTCCCGACCGGGGTCTACGCCGCCTCGGAGGACTGGGGCGCGGAGGGACTGGACGGACGGATCGAGCGGGCCGCTCAGGAACTGGCGGCGCTGATGACCGGGCTGGGCGCGGGGGCCGCCGACAGGAAGTCGGAGCCCGACCTGGTGCCGTTCGAGCAGCAGCTCGCCGCCCTTCGTCCCGCAGGGTGA
- a CDS encoding response regulator transcription factor has protein sequence MLLAEDDRAIRHALERALSLEGYQVTAVADGVEALAQAHKTPPDVLLLDVMMPGIDGLQVCRVLRAEGDRTPILMLTALVETADRIAGLDAGADDYVVKPFDVEEVFARLRALLRRTSTDSGAAAPADVPSKQPQISDRQIEAAGLRMDVQARRAWREERELELTRTEFELLELLVRNAGIVLDHSTIYDRIWGYDFGPGSKNLAVYVGYLRRKLDQPGAPALIHTVRGVGYVLRED, from the coding sequence GTGCTGCTCGCCGAAGACGACCGCGCCATCCGCCATGCCCTGGAGCGGGCCCTGAGCCTGGAGGGCTATCAGGTCACCGCGGTCGCCGACGGCGTGGAGGCGCTGGCGCAGGCCCACAAGACCCCGCCGGACGTGCTCCTGCTGGACGTGATGATGCCCGGCATCGACGGGCTGCAGGTCTGCCGGGTGCTGCGCGCCGAGGGCGACCGCACCCCGATCCTCATGCTCACCGCCCTCGTCGAGACCGCGGACCGCATCGCGGGCCTGGACGCGGGCGCCGACGACTACGTGGTCAAGCCGTTCGACGTCGAGGAGGTCTTCGCGCGGCTCCGGGCCCTGCTGCGCAGGACCAGCACGGACAGCGGGGCGGCGGCCCCGGCCGACGTCCCCAGCAAGCAGCCGCAGATCTCCGACCGGCAGATCGAGGCCGCCGGCCTGCGCATGGACGTGCAGGCGCGGCGCGCCTGGCGCGAGGAGCGCGAACTGGAGCTGACCCGCACCGAGTTCGAACTGCTGGAGCTCCTGGTCCGTAACGCCGGAATCGTCCTCGACCACTCCACCATCTACGACCGCATCTGGGGCTACGACTTCGGGCCCGGTTCCAAGAACCTCGCCGTGTACGTCGGCTATCTGCGCCGCAAGCTCGACCAGCCGGGGGCACCGGCGCTGATCCACACGGTGCGCGGTGTGGGTTACGTGCTGCGGGAGGACTGA
- a CDS encoding HemK2/MTQ2 family protein methyltransferase: MAAECSIAAAPLRYWVPRGVYRPQADTRLLGRALRRESITARTDVLDLGTGSGVLAVEAARLGGRVTAVDISWRAIAVAWFNALLNGQTLRVRHGDLTSGIPGRRFDLVLANPPYVPAPGHAPPRGIARAWDAGPDGRLLIDRVCDSAPRVLRPTGTLLIVQSDLCGVDATLARLAGAGLRGDVADRFRVPYGRVLHSRLGWLRERGLTDDGTTEELVVIRAEHA, encoded by the coding sequence ATGGCAGCCGAATGCTCGATCGCCGCCGCCCCGCTGCGCTACTGGGTTCCCCGGGGTGTCTATCGCCCGCAGGCCGACACGCGGCTTCTGGGGCGGGCCCTGCGCCGTGAGTCGATCACGGCACGGACGGACGTACTGGACCTGGGCACCGGCAGCGGGGTGCTCGCGGTGGAGGCGGCGCGGCTCGGCGGCCGGGTCACCGCGGTCGACATCTCCTGGCGGGCGATCGCGGTCGCCTGGTTCAACGCCCTGCTGAACGGACAGACCCTGCGCGTACGCCACGGCGACCTGACGTCGGGGATTCCCGGCCGCCGTTTCGACCTGGTGCTCGCGAACCCGCCGTACGTGCCCGCTCCGGGCCATGCGCCGCCCCGGGGAATCGCCCGCGCCTGGGACGCCGGTCCGGACGGCCGCCTGCTGATCGACCGCGTCTGCGACAGCGCGCCGAGGGTCCTGCGGCCGACGGGGACGCTGCTGATCGTGCAGTCGGACCTGTGCGGCGTGGACGCCACATTGGCCCGCCTGGCGGGGGCAGGCCTGCGCGGGGACGTGGCCGACCGGTTCCGGGTCCCCTACGGCCGTGTGCTGCACTCGCGGCTCGGCTGGCTGCGCGAGCGGGGGCTGACGGACGACGGTACGACGGAGGAGCTGGTGGTGATCCGTGCCGAACACGCCTGA
- a CDS encoding LLM class flavin-dependent oxidoreductase, translating to MQFGIFSVGDVTPDPTTGRTPTERERIKAMVAIALKAEEVGLDVFATGEHHNPPFVPSSPTTMLGYVAAKTEKLILSTSTTLITTNDPVKIAEDFAMLQHLADGRVDLMMGRGNTGPVYPWFGKDIRQGINLAVENYALLHRLWREDVVDWEGTFRTPLQGFTSTPRPLDDVPPFVWHGSIRSPEIAEQAAYYGDGFFHNNIFWPADHTKRMVELYRQRYAHYGHGTPEQAIVGLGGQVFMRRNSQDAVREFRPYFDNAPVYGHGPSLEDFTDQTPLTVGSPQQVIEKTLSFREYAGDYQRQLFLLDHAGLPLKTVLEQLDMLGEEVVPVLRNEFAAGRPANVPEAPTHASLLAAAEKDEAAV from the coding sequence ATGCAGTTCGGGATCTTCAGCGTCGGCGATGTCACGCCGGACCCGACGACCGGCCGTACGCCGACCGAGCGCGAGCGCATCAAGGCCATGGTCGCCATCGCGCTGAAGGCCGAGGAGGTCGGCCTCGACGTCTTCGCCACCGGCGAGCACCACAACCCGCCGTTCGTGCCGTCGTCGCCGACCACGATGCTCGGTTATGTCGCGGCGAAGACGGAGAAGCTGATCCTCTCCACGTCCACGACGCTGATCACCACCAACGACCCGGTGAAGATCGCCGAGGACTTCGCGATGCTGCAGCACCTGGCCGACGGCCGGGTCGACCTGATGATGGGCCGCGGCAACACCGGCCCGGTCTACCCCTGGTTCGGCAAGGACATCCGGCAGGGCATCAACCTCGCCGTCGAGAACTACGCGCTGCTGCACCGGCTGTGGCGCGAGGACGTCGTCGACTGGGAGGGCACCTTCCGCACGCCGCTGCAGGGCTTCACCTCCACGCCCCGGCCGCTGGACGACGTACCGCCGTTCGTCTGGCACGGCTCCATCCGCTCGCCCGAGATCGCCGAGCAGGCGGCCTACTACGGCGACGGCTTCTTCCACAACAACATCTTCTGGCCGGCCGACCACACCAAGCGAATGGTCGAGCTGTACCGGCAGCGGTACGCGCACTACGGGCACGGCACGCCCGAGCAGGCGATCGTCGGCCTCGGCGGGCAGGTGTTCATGCGGCGCAACTCGCAGGACGCGGTGCGGGAGTTCCGGCCGTACTTCGACAACGCGCCGGTCTACGGCCACGGGCCCTCGCTGGAGGACTTCACCGACCAGACCCCGCTCACCGTCGGCTCGCCGCAGCAGGTGATCGAGAAGACGCTGAGCTTCCGCGAGTACGCCGGCGACTACCAGCGCCAGCTGTTCCTGCTCGACCACGCGGGGCTGCCGCTGAAGACCGTGCTGGAACAGCTCGACATGCTGGGCGAGGAGGTCGTGCCGGTGCTGCGCAACGAGTTCGCGGCCGGGCGCCCGGCGAACGTGCCCGAGGCGCCGACCCACGCGTCCCTGCTGGCCGCCGCCGAGAAGGACGAGGCCGCCGTATGA
- a CDS encoding DUF3515 family protein — MITRGVSSVVRGSRRTRAAVALGLAGLVAGTLLVVCEVNSPAEGVRAAPRGDAPECHRVAQGFPPGLAGLDRTDTDVPGVAVWGDGAVTARCGLRTPDPTLDPCVSVDGIDWVWRPKSPDGTRVLVTYGRDPAVEITLSARVAAVDDVLVELSRAVRPLAQHDKCIGDGDLM, encoded by the coding sequence GTGATCACGCGTGGGGTGTCGTCCGTCGTCCGGGGATCGCGTAGGACCCGAGCCGCCGTGGCCCTGGGCCTCGCCGGCCTGGTCGCCGGGACCCTCCTCGTCGTATGCGAGGTGAACTCACCGGCCGAAGGCGTCAGGGCAGCGCCGAGGGGCGACGCCCCGGAGTGTCACCGCGTCGCGCAGGGCTTCCCGCCCGGCCTCGCGGGACTGGACCGTACGGACACCGACGTGCCCGGCGTGGCCGTGTGGGGCGACGGGGCGGTGACCGCGCGCTGCGGGCTCCGGACGCCCGACCCGACGCTCGACCCGTGCGTGAGCGTGGACGGCATCGACTGGGTGTGGCGACCGAAGTCGCCCGACGGGACCAGGGTCCTCGTCACCTACGGCCGCGACCCCGCCGTGGAGATCACGCTCTCCGCCCGGGTCGCGGCCGTCGACGACGTACTGGTGGAACTCAGCCGCGCGGTGCGACCGCTCGCACAGCACGACAAGTGCATCGGCGACGGGGATCTCATGTAG
- a CDS encoding MFS transporter, with translation MQLLAALDEGDVMLVVTCLGQFMVLLDNTIVGAALPDMQHRLDAGLTGLQWIVDAYVLLVAMLLLSGGVFADRFGRKRVYLSGVAVFTAASVLCSVAPSVGWLVAGRVLQGVGAAALSPASLALLVAAHPAPQERVRAIGLWAGLSGIGLAAGPVAGGVLAQAFGWPAIFLVNVPIGVVLLVAGRRVLEESRNPDARALDIPGTILSVLGVGTLAYALIEGGSRGWTSPVILGGFAAAAVLLAAFVAVERRHPAPMLPPGLFRRRLFTVSNSAMIVVGFALMGSSFFFSQFFVYVQGSSILRAGLQTLPATLAMVVVSPFAGRLAARYGYRSVVTGGLASAGLGLLALGGVHADTGYANVWWRLATVGVGFALTMSPLTGAAIQAVDPQEGGLASGISSTTRQIGAVLGVAVLGAVVRARQSGGASFEAGLDSAFAVAGAVTLATAVCTGLWLARSRPTPAPTPAPQQRPDLSARRTP, from the coding sequence ATGCAGCTGCTGGCTGCTTTAGATGAGGGGGACGTCATGCTCGTGGTGACCTGCCTGGGGCAGTTCATGGTGCTGCTCGACAACACGATCGTCGGCGCGGCACTGCCCGACATGCAGCACCGCCTGGACGCGGGACTGACCGGCCTGCAATGGATCGTCGACGCCTACGTCCTGCTGGTCGCCATGCTGCTGCTGTCCGGCGGAGTCTTCGCCGACCGCTTCGGCCGCAAGCGCGTGTACCTGAGCGGTGTCGCCGTGTTCACCGCCGCGTCCGTGCTGTGCAGCGTCGCCCCCTCGGTCGGCTGGCTGGTGGCCGGGCGGGTGCTCCAGGGGGTCGGGGCCGCGGCCCTCAGCCCCGCCTCGCTCGCACTCCTGGTGGCCGCGCATCCCGCCCCGCAGGAACGGGTCAGGGCGATCGGGCTGTGGGCAGGGCTCAGCGGCATCGGCCTGGCCGCCGGGCCCGTGGCCGGAGGCGTCCTGGCGCAGGCGTTCGGCTGGCCCGCGATCTTCCTGGTCAACGTGCCCATCGGCGTGGTCCTGCTGGTGGCCGGCCGGCGCGTCCTGGAGGAGTCCCGCAACCCGGACGCCCGCGCACTCGACATCCCGGGCACGATCCTGTCCGTCCTCGGGGTCGGCACCCTGGCCTACGCCCTGATCGAAGGCGGCTCGCGCGGCTGGACCTCACCGGTGATCCTCGGTGGCTTCGCCGCGGCGGCCGTCCTCCTCGCCGCGTTCGTCGCCGTAGAGCGGCGGCACCCCGCACCGATGCTGCCACCGGGCCTGTTCCGCCGGCGGCTGTTCACCGTCTCCAACTCCGCCATGATCGTGGTGGGGTTCGCGCTCATGGGCTCGTCGTTCTTCTTCTCTCAGTTCTTCGTGTACGTCCAGGGCAGCTCGATCCTGCGGGCCGGACTGCAGACCCTGCCCGCGACCCTCGCCATGGTCGTCGTCAGCCCCTTCGCGGGCCGCCTCGCCGCCAGGTACGGCTACCGGTCCGTCGTCACCGGCGGCCTGGCGTCGGCCGGGCTCGGGCTCCTCGCGCTGGGCGGGGTGCACGCCGACACCGGTTACGCGAACGTGTGGTGGCGGCTCGCCACGGTCGGCGTCGGCTTCGCCCTGACCATGTCCCCGCTGACCGGCGCCGCCATCCAGGCGGTCGACCCGCAGGAGGGCGGCCTCGCTTCGGGCATCAGCAGCACCACGCGACAGATCGGCGCGGTGCTCGGTGTGGCGGTGCTCGGGGCCGTGGTCCGCGCCCGGCAGTCCGGCGGCGCCTCCTTCGAGGCCGGTCTCGACAGCGCCTTCGCCGTGGCCGGAGCCGTCACCCTGGCCACCGCGGTGTGCACCGGCCTGTGGCTGGCGAGGTCCCGGCCGACGCCCGCACCCACGCCTGCGCCGCAGCAGCGCCCCGACCTCAGCGCGCGGCGAACTCCGTGA
- a CDS encoding CDGSH iron-sulfur domain-containing protein: protein MPNTPERPRRIRVQRDGPLLIEGPVEVVGENGEVTVSDRFTVAVCTCRRSRLFPWCDTSHRHRTPPRAPETASEATTAQEEASTAREGGTA from the coding sequence GTGCCGAACACGCCTGAACGCCCGCGCCGGATCCGCGTCCAGCGGGACGGGCCCCTGCTGATCGAGGGGCCGGTCGAAGTGGTCGGCGAGAACGGCGAGGTGACGGTGTCCGACCGCTTCACGGTCGCCGTCTGCACCTGCCGTCGCAGCCGGCTCTTCCCCTGGTGCGACACCAGCCACCGCCACCGCACCCCACCACGGGCCCCGGAGACCGCCTCCGAAGCGACCACCGCTCAAGAGGAAGCGAGCACTGCGCGAGAGGGCGGTACCGCATGA
- a CDS encoding helix-turn-helix domain-containing protein translates to MATPRRDTRGIVGAADFLARVDFRRPEPAEPLRRHVEHYWLIDWDLQEPYVSQVVTHPAVHIVFQQFEGQEPRVEIAGIQHGLFTQKLEGRGRVCGIKFRPGAFRPFAPGRAVSEWTGRRVFSPEIFPQTDLAATVAAALAPDDERARIAALDAFLLALDPRPDPQADLATALVDRIRTDRTIRRVADFARAEGMSVRLLQRLFAGYVGVGPKWVILRYRIHEALEHAETDREVDWAALAADLGYADQAHLVRDFTATVGMPPTAYAANPTASTPAPASAPGT, encoded by the coding sequence ATGGCCACCCCACGCCGAGACACCCGAGGCATCGTCGGCGCCGCGGACTTCCTCGCGCGCGTGGACTTCCGCCGCCCCGAGCCCGCCGAACCGCTGCGCCGCCATGTCGAGCACTACTGGCTGATCGACTGGGACCTCCAGGAACCGTACGTCTCGCAGGTGGTCACCCACCCCGCCGTCCACATCGTCTTCCAGCAGTTCGAGGGCCAGGAGCCTCGCGTGGAGATCGCGGGCATCCAGCACGGCCTGTTCACGCAGAAGCTGGAGGGGCGCGGCCGGGTGTGCGGCATCAAGTTCAGGCCGGGCGCCTTCCGGCCCTTCGCGCCCGGGCGGGCGGTGAGCGAGTGGACGGGCCGAAGGGTCTTCTCCCCGGAGATCTTCCCGCAGACCGACCTCGCCGCCACCGTCGCCGCCGCCCTCGCCCCGGACGACGAGCGGGCCCGCATCGCCGCACTCGACGCCTTCCTCCTCGCCCTGGATCCGCGCCCCGACCCCCAGGCCGACCTCGCGACGGCCCTGGTCGACCGCATCCGCACCGACCGCACGATCCGCCGCGTCGCCGACTTCGCCCGCGCGGAGGGCATGTCCGTACGACTGCTGCAACGCCTCTTCGCCGGATACGTCGGCGTGGGCCCCAAGTGGGTCATCCTGCGCTACCGCATCCACGAGGCCCTGGAGCACGCGGAGACGGACCGCGAGGTGGACTGGGCCGCCCTCGCCGCCGACCTCGGCTACGCCGACCAGGCCCATCTGGTACGGGACTTCACGGCGACGGTGGGAATGCCACCCACCGCCTACGCCGCGAATCCAACGGCTTCGACTCCGGCTCCTGCTTCGGCTCCAGGCACTTAG
- a CDS encoding TetR/AcrR family transcriptional regulator, translated as MDEQQRTRRPGGRSARVGAAVHQAVTDLVGERGYGGFTVSEVAARAGVADTTVYRRWGSLEALLTDVTLTRLNARSPMPDTGDLVGDLRTYAAAVAREITGPDGLAVLRLAVVLSRSGPEGLRLRDGFLAERARQLQSMLDRARERGERPPDALAVLDHVMAPMYIRVLFGAGPLTAEYVDGLVDRLLR; from the coding sequence ATGGACGAGCAACAGCGCACCCGGCGGCCCGGCGGACGCAGCGCCCGGGTCGGCGCGGCCGTGCATCAGGCCGTCACTGACCTGGTGGGCGAACGCGGGTACGGCGGATTCACCGTCAGCGAGGTCGCGGCCCGCGCGGGCGTCGCCGACACCACCGTCTACCGGCGCTGGGGCAGCCTCGAAGCGCTGCTCACCGACGTGACGCTGACCCGCCTCAACGCGCGGTCACCGATGCCCGACACCGGGGACCTGGTCGGCGACCTGCGCACCTACGCGGCCGCCGTGGCCCGCGAGATCACCGGACCCGACGGTCTGGCCGTGCTCCGCCTGGCCGTCGTCCTGTCCCGCTCCGGACCCGAGGGCCTGCGCCTGCGCGACGGCTTCCTCGCCGAACGCGCCCGGCAGTTGCAGTCCATGCTCGACCGGGCGCGCGAGCGCGGGGAGCGGCCCCCCGACGCGCTGGCCGTCCTCGACCACGTCATGGCCCCGATGTACATCCGCGTCCTGTTCGGCGCGGGCCCGCTCACCGCGGAGTACGTGGACGGCCTGGTCGACCGGCTGCTGCGCTGA
- a CDS encoding iron-containing redox enzyme family protein — protein sequence MTGTQSGTGTGTRSESQSRSRPRQRSPRLPKPRGPLSAAVTALLRESPQAGLSVPVPVPSPDDCHPYGDDLQLALYLLYELHYQGFQDVPDHLEWDSRLLACRGAIENRFLGALREDVPMAGADTAQQALNELQIEPAGDDGTSVSHFLHDEGDLGHLREYAALRSLYHLKEADPHAWVIPRLHGRAKAAMVAVEFDEFGAGRADEIHAELFADLMADLDLDTAYGHYVDAAPAEALATVNLMSLLGLHRALRGALVGHFATVEVTSPPASRRLAEAMRRTGAGPAAVRFYTEHVEADAVHEQVVRHDVVGGLLESEPGLEADVTFGIRATTHLENRLSAGLLRAWRSGATALRGPGLAPPPSTHPRPTHP from the coding sequence ATGACCGGCACCCAATCCGGCACCGGCACCGGCACCCGATCCGAATCGCAATCCCGGTCCCGGCCCCGGCAGCGGTCCCCCCGTCTCCCCAAACCGCGCGGCCCGCTCTCCGCCGCCGTGACGGCCCTGCTGCGGGAATCGCCCCAGGCGGGCCTCTCCGTCCCCGTTCCCGTCCCCTCCCCCGACGACTGCCACCCGTACGGCGACGACCTGCAGCTCGCCCTGTATCTCCTCTACGAGCTGCACTACCAGGGCTTCCAGGACGTCCCCGACCACCTTGAGTGGGACAGCCGTCTCCTGGCCTGCCGCGGCGCGATCGAGAACCGCTTCCTGGGTGCATTGCGCGAGGACGTGCCGATGGCCGGCGCCGACACGGCCCAGCAGGCGCTGAACGAGCTCCAGATCGAACCGGCCGGCGACGACGGTACGAGCGTCTCGCACTTCCTCCACGACGAAGGCGACCTCGGCCACCTGCGCGAATACGCGGCGCTGCGCTCGCTCTACCACCTCAAGGAGGCGGACCCGCATGCCTGGGTCATCCCACGGCTGCACGGGCGGGCGAAGGCGGCGATGGTGGCGGTGGAGTTCGACGAGTTCGGCGCGGGCCGTGCGGACGAGATCCACGCGGAACTGTTCGCCGACCTGATGGCGGACCTGGACCTGGACACGGCGTACGGGCACTACGTCGACGCGGCCCCGGCCGAGGCGCTCGCCACCGTCAACCTGATGTCGCTGCTCGGCCTGCACCGAGCACTGCGCGGTGCGCTCGTCGGCCACTTCGCCACCGTCGAGGTGACCTCGCCCCCCGCCTCCCGCCGCCTCGCCGAGGCCATGCGGAGAACGGGCGCCGGACCGGCGGCCGTGCGGTTCTACACCGAGCACGTGGAGGCCGACGCCGTGCACGAACAGGTCGTACGACACGACGTCGTCGGGGGCCTCCTGGAGAGCGAACCGGGCCTGGAGGCCGACGTGACCTTCGGGATCCGTGCGACCACCCATCTGGAGAACCGTCTGTCGGCCGGGCTGCTGCGGGCCTGGCGGTCCGGCGCGACGGCACTGCGCGGACCTGGCCTGGCACCCCCACCCAGCACCCACCCGCGCCCCACGCACCCGTGA